The proteins below are encoded in one region of Anaerosporomusa subterranea:
- a CDS encoding acyl-CoA dehydrogenase family protein — MDGSAKRADSEIVTKAREFCKSHLQPIARQLDKENRFPTELLGQMSEAGFLGMNYPVEYGGGGYDSVSTYAVAKEFAKASAGVALTFHVHWMAVDVLLKFGSEEQKSRYLPDLLQGKKIAAYTISEPQAGSDAAAIKAEAAFRDDGWILNGTKYFCTNGGLADLYFVAFKTAPDAGAKGISLFVIEKGTPGFQVGPTEEKMGCRSSLTTSLIFTDCCVAANSMIGNANEGFKIAMYGLVGGRLGMAAMGLGIAEAAMETGARYANRRVAFGKPLSTLYAIQAMLADMYVKLEAANLLVTETARKRDSGADYSLESSVAKLFVSEVVTEVCHKALQVYGGHGYMKHNDPERYVRDARLLDIGVGASEVLKMVVGAAVAKNIGNSG, encoded by the coding sequence ATGGACGGTTCAGCTAAGCGTGCTGACAGTGAGATAGTGACAAAAGCCAGAGAGTTTTGTAAAAGTCATTTGCAACCAATCGCCAGACAACTGGACAAAGAAAATCGATTTCCCACGGAATTACTGGGGCAAATGTCGGAAGCAGGATTTTTGGGCATGAATTACCCTGTCGAATATGGTGGCGGTGGCTACGATTCAGTTAGCACCTATGCCGTGGCTAAGGAATTCGCCAAGGCTAGCGCGGGGGTTGCCCTGACCTTTCACGTTCATTGGATGGCGGTTGATGTTTTGCTGAAATTTGGTTCAGAAGAGCAAAAAAGTCGCTATCTTCCTGACTTGCTGCAGGGCAAGAAAATTGCCGCTTATACCATCAGCGAGCCGCAGGCCGGCTCTGATGCCGCCGCGATTAAGGCTGAGGCTGCATTTCGCGATGACGGCTGGATACTAAATGGAACCAAGTATTTTTGTACAAATGGCGGGCTGGCCGATCTGTATTTCGTCGCCTTCAAAACAGCTCCGGATGCGGGCGCTAAGGGAATCAGCCTGTTCGTCATTGAAAAAGGAACACCAGGCTTTCAAGTCGGCCCGACGGAAGAAAAGATGGGCTGCCGGAGTTCTTTAACCACAAGTCTGATTTTTACTGATTGCTGTGTCGCTGCGAATAGTATGATTGGTAATGCCAATGAAGGCTTCAAAATTGCTATGTATGGGCTGGTCGGCGGTCGACTGGGCATGGCTGCCATGGGTCTTGGAATAGCGGAAGCTGCCATGGAAACAGGAGCGCGCTATGCCAACCGTAGAGTGGCTTTCGGCAAGCCGCTAAGCACCTTGTATGCAATTCAGGCCATGCTGGCAGATATGTATGTGAAGTTGGAAGCGGCAAACCTGCTGGTAACTGAGACAGCCCGCAAGCGGGATAGCGGCGCGGATTATTCGCTGGAGTCGTCGGTGGCAAAGCTGTTCGTGTCAGAGGTCGTAACAGAAGTATGTCATAAAGCATTACAGGTGTACGGCGGACATGGCTATATGAAACATAATGATCCGGAACGCTATGTGCGCGACGCCAGGTTATTAGATATCGGCGTTGGCGCGTCGGAAGTGCTGAAGATGGTTGTCGGCGCCGCTGTCGCCAAAAACATTGGCAATAGTGGATAA